Genomic segment of Canis lupus dingo isolate Sandy chromosome 9, ASM325472v2, whole genome shotgun sequence:
TACGGACAACAGCTGGGTCTGACGTGGAGCCCGGCCTCCAATGCCATGGGGCACAAGAGGACACCCAGAAACATTCATGATACCAACTCCCCAGACTCAGAAACTGGTCTGCCTGTGGCCCTGGGGCCAGGGCAAATATGACCACAGTGGCCAGTGGCTCAGAAGGGGGAGTTCATGCCCAGCTTGGTTTCAAACTGCAGTTTCTGCCGCTTCTGGTAGCGAACCCGGACCCTGGTGGGGCAGGAAATGAAAAGCACAGGTTAGAGCACagggcaggaccccagggatGGAGGGAAGTACAGGCCGCGGCCAAGTGGGAGAACAATGCCCAGGACGCTACAGGCCTCAAGAATGCGCCCGACCCCAGAGGGAGGCCCGGCCGTGGCTCACCGAATCTCATGCAGCTTCACGATCTCATTGGTGACCACCACAAGGACCAAGGAGAGGCAGCCCAGGAGCCACGTCAGCAGAGGCACGTCCTCCAGGCCAAAGTGGACTTGGCTGTCCCTGTGCGTCCACAGCTGCAAGTCCACTGCTGTCTGGACCACCTGCcccaggaggctgcagggagAGGCGGCAGCCCGCATGAGCCTGGGTCTTCTTGCTTCCTTCCCTGCTTTTCTCAGTTCGAGCAGCTAAAGGAAGGCAGTACTCCACCTCTGCCTTAACTCCTGGAAGCAGGACTTCGAAGCACAGTCCTGCCAaagcccccgcccctgcccccgccccgtccACAGATACTCACACCACAGGCACCGTCATGGCCCACCAGAGGTTTGTCAAGGGGCTCTTTCTCCACAGGGGCTTGGTGCGATGCACATGGGTGATAGAAATGAAGACTGGAGAAAACAGGGTCAGTGGGGGGCATCAGATGTCCTGCCACCACCGGAGGCCCTGCCCACAGGGCACCCCACCAGCCACCTCTGGcccctccctgggagcccctcacCTGTGTGCAGGACGATCAGGGCGGCCGTGAGCTTCTGAGCCGTCAGCAGCCCATTGGCAAAATCATCAAACCAGGCCGGAGCTGTGTCAGCATGGCTGCCAAAGCAAGGGGTGGACTCAGCGCCCCCTGGGCCCCAGGAAAGTGGGCAGGCAGAGGTGTAGGTGGAGGGGTAGGGTCAGGACCCACCTGGGCAGCATGATGGAGGAGCAGTTGGTGAGGTTGCGGGCTCGGGAGCTGTCACAGAAGCTCTGCAGCGTGAAGCCAAAGCAGATGAGGCACGAGCTGATGGTGAGGCTGAATTTGAGcaagaagcagaggaggaagtaGTGCTGGGTCTGCAGAAAGAAGGGAGGCCTGTCACTCCCACGGCGGCAGCCCCTCTGGCACCGGGCTCAGCAGCCTCTTCAGGAAACGGGCAGACCCAGGGCAAGAGGATCCTTCTCAGCTCTGTACCACCACCTCCCTTTTGGTTCAGGGGAGTTCTGATGGAAGCCTCTCTCTCCCCGAAGGCTCGGCCCCCTCCACACCCATAGTCCTCAGGAAAAGCCCAGGCTCACAGGACTCCCCGTTGCTTACCTTCTTAGGAATGGACTGAAGGTTCTTTCCTGTGGCCATAGACATGATGGAACTGTGGGGCGGCTTCCCCAACAGAGAGATGCTGAAAAGGATGGACTTGGTGAAGGGTGGTGGCTGTGACCCTCTGTCCCCCGATTCCCACTTGGGAAGAAGCCTTTGGGGAATTTTAGGAATGAGGACAGGTCTGAGGGGAGATGTGACAAGACAAGGGAgagcgcccccaccccgccccagggcCTCCTGTGCCAGGGGACATGAGCACTGAGCGGAACCTGGGCTCCTGAGGCTGCTCGGTGAcatcccagccctgcctgcctggaTATGGATGGGCAGCATGACCCTCACCTGAGCAGAGGGTAGCAAAAGCAGGACAGCCACAGGATGTCGGTGGTGCTCAGCAGCGGTGGCAGCTGAACCAGGCAAGAGAGGAACTAGACCAGGAAAGCCCAGGAAGCAGGATTAGATTCTGGCAAACTTGCCCCGTGCCCAGATGGCCAGAGGAGCTAGGGCCGCAGGGGCCAGTTCTGCCAATGGGGTCATCTCCTCAAGTCCAGGGGTTCCAGAGGCTAGGGGCCCTCTAGGCTGTGCTGCATCTCCCAGCCTGCCACCTTGGACTTTCAGCCAGCCCTTGAgtggagaagcagggagggatGGGCAATGCCCATGCAGACCCCACCTCACCTGGATGACCACGAGAGTCAGCTGGCACTgcagcaggaagaggaagcaCTTGCGAATGCCGTAGGTGGCGTGCCGAGCCTAGGGACCAGGAGGGACAGATTGTGGCCGGGCCTACAGCCGACAAATCTCAGCCCAGAGCCAGATGCCCCAGATGCTCCTGCTAGGAAAGGGTGGGGGCAAATAAAACTGCCTGGGAAAGCCTCTCTTGGAGGGCAGTCAGCCCTTGGGGGCCCAGATAGATCCCGTGTCACCATTCCCCACTCTGCAggctccccatccctgccccctccacctgcttgaGCCCCTACCTGCTCAATGAGCCGGATGATGCTTATGGTCTCCTCCTGGCGAAAGGTCAGGGAGCAGGGCAGGCTGTTGAGCTGCCCTGAGAGCTGGAGGGGAGAAAGGCCATCCGAGGCCTGGGCCATGCTGGTGCTGGTGGCGTAGCCAAAGGTCTCCCAGGAGCAGCGGGATGGGTACAGAGGATCCAGGGCAATGCTGCTCAGTGCAAGGGGAAAGCACACCCATGAGCTACACTCTGTGAAGACCCCACCTCCCGTGGGACTAGGCAAGCACCTGTCGCCTCTCCTCTCATCGTGCCCAGGCCCCTCATTCCCAGCCATAGCATGATCAGCCATGAAATATGCCCCAGCCTCATGCAAGCCCCCAATCTGGGGCATCACCCTGACCTGATGTCACTCTGGAGGAAAAGGCAACTGTTCCTCAGGTTGGCAGAGCTGCCCAGGCAGCAGGTCACCTCCCCATATTCCTGCATGATCTTGATCATCTCACACATGGCTGAGGGGGCAGAGTTGGGGGGCACAAGAGTCAGGCAGGTggagccctgtgtgaggctctgAGCAGAGACCCACAGGACAACAGAACAGGAAACAGGGGAAGGGAGCCCCTCTTTGGGACAGTCCTCCCCTCATCCCAGAATATGAATGTCAAGTGACTGACAGTCACTTCTGAGCCCTAGAATGGGACACCCACAGTTCCCGCCCCCTATGTTCCCTGGTTCATCCCAGCTCAGGTTTGTTCTGCTCCCAGCATGGTACATCATCTCCTGCGGAGCCGCCAGGTGCCTGGGTCTCCTCGGTCGCCATGGCCACAGTACTCACTCTCAGGGGTACAGTCGGTGAACAGGGGTACTAGCAGGGGCACGTTGTCAATGTTCTGCAGGTGGGGGCGCACCTGGTGGATGCCGCGTGGCAGCTTGGCCTGGAGGAAGCACAGATGTCAGTAGCCTCAGGCTGGGGAGGTGGTCCCTGCCCCCCTTCTCTGGACCAGTCATTGGACTACTTCGGGAGACAAAGGGGTGCAGACCATGCCATCATACCCGGTTGCAGTCCTCCAGGAAGCTGGGGAGGTCGCTGTCCGTAGGCTGGAAGCTAATGAGGTCTGAGTGACCCTCCTCCTCCATTAAGAGGAGTCCTTCCGCATCATCTCGGGACACTGTGGGGATGAAACCCTGTCCTTCACCTTGGAGtcagccttcttttttttgtttttttttgtttgtttgtttttttaatattttatttattcatgagagacacagagaaagaggcagagacacaggcagaaggagaagcgggctccctatggggagcccgatgtgggactcaatcccaggaccctgggatcatgccctgagctgaagtaagatgctcaatcactgagccacccaggtgtccctggagtcAGCCTTCTAAGGGCTGTTCCTTGCCCGGAAGAAAGCAAAGAACCTTCTGCTTCCGGGTCTCCTCTCTTCCACTGTCAACTGTTGTTACCACAGGGAGACCAGAGCCATTTTTCAAGGGAATGTACTTATTAGGAGGGATCAATGGAGGCTCTTTCTAGCTATACCTCTAAAGAAGGGGAGCCATCCACAACCCCCTTGACCCCACCGCAAACCTGTGCCATTACCCTGATTCAGGtcatcatgcagggagccggcATGGCTAGGGCTGGAAGGGGGGATCTCAGAGCCAGGCATGTCACCATTGGGCGTGAGGGAGATGTGACAGTTCCAGCCTGTCTCCAGGCCCATCTTTTCTGCAAACACCTGCAAAAGGCAGATGGCAACGAACAGATGGTCCCATGCACCCATGGGCGAAAGGGTcggtggaggcagagggggatGTCTCTCCCCACCTTGCTTTTGAGCTCGTCCTCCAAAGAGAAGTAGACAAAGCGGATGCAGGCATTGACCAGCCCGTCGATGAGGCGCACAATGTCCAGCCGGGCCTGGTACTGAGAGGACACCATGCCCATGAAGATCTGGCCACTCAGGGCCTGCATGCAGTCTTCCTTCTCCAGCACCTCCCCGATCCCTTCTTCAGGTAGGCATGAGGCACAAAGCCCGGCCGGGACACCCAGGAACCAGCAGATTCCAGGAGGCAGCCCAGGCCACACACACAGATGCCACACCCAAGTCAATGAGCATGTGGGCCCCGGGGGACCACACACAGCCACGCGCGCACAAACACACAGCCAAGACGCACAAAGGAACCAACAGACACAGGAGAAAAGACAATGAAAGGTACTCATCAGTCAGGTGATGATGCTAAGAAGTAACAATAGAGCCCAGCCCTGGTCCAGGGCTAGCGGGCTGCCCTCACTCTCAGCAATGGCCTCAATTCATGGTCTTTTGGGCCATAAGACCATGTGAGTCTGTCTGTTGGGTGGAATGAGGAGGGGTGGAATGGGGAGGGGTAgaatggggaggggtggggtggttCTGAGTCCCTCTGTCCCAGCAGGTTTGTAACCAGGCCTTTTATCTGATCAAATAAGGCTAACGTTCTATAAATACAGCTGCTTTATAACTTTCAGAGATAGCTCTTTGCTATCCCATCAGAGGGTCACGAGAAACCGGTGAGAAGGGCAGAGCAGGCACCTAATTACCCATGAGAAGGCTAAGGGACTCGTCCACGTTGCCAGACAACAGGTGCCATCTTGATGCTCCAGGGCCAGTGCTATGCCCACCGTTCCTTCTACTATGACGGATTCTGTGGCCCTCCAGAAGCCCTCCCCTGTAGGGCCCCCAACGGGACAGGCGTGCACAATACCGTCAGAGCTCCAGCTGTTGCGGCGCGTGCTCAGCTTGAGGGGGATGGTGCTGGGCAGCTCACACATGGTGAAGATGCTGCTCTGGCCAGGCGCCTGCACCAGCTCGATGCACTTGCCATTGAGCTGAGAGGACAGGGCACAGCTCATGGGCTTATAGGCGAAGGCAGAGCAGTAACCAGACAGGCAGGCTCGCTGGTAAAAATCCAGCACTTTCTTTCTACCAGAGAAGCAGGGAAGAAGTGAGGCGAGGGGTCCTGAGATGCCCCCAGGCCTGTGAGCCAGGCAAGCAGACGGCCAGGGCCGTGTGCCACCAGCACGAGGGGTGCTTGCTTCCTCACCCACCTGTCAGAACCGGAAAGCGGATAGATGTCCGCCCCATCCCAGAAGTCTGTACAGGCCTCTAAGACCACGTCGGCTGTGCCATGAGACAGCATCTGTTctgtgcctggggtggggagggggaggacgaGGCCGAATGTTAGTGCCTGCCACTGCTGCCTCTCACTCCCGCCTCAGCTACCACCCTGCTGTCCTCGAGAAGGGTGCCAGGGAGCCCCTGGGGAATAGAATGTCCCAGGTCTATGTGGGCTTGCCACCCTTCAGACGGTCCCCAACCCCTGTGGCCACCACCATCCCAGCACCAGTCCCGAAATCCAATCCCTGCCACATCTGAGGAAGACTAGGAAGCAGTCTAGGGCTCATCTGCCCAGGGCCCCCTAAAAAGGGACACCTAAAAGCAGCCCCGCCCTGCCAAGCTCCAGGAAAGTCTGGCCTAATGCCGGCCAAGTGCGGAAGGCTCACTCGTGGTGGTGTCCTTGATGAAGAGACTAATCATATGGCTGAGGGGGGGACGCCGCTTGGTGACACAGGAGAGCCTCCCCAGTGAGGTCTCCTTCACCATCTCAGCACTGGGGAGGCGGTAGAGTGCAAGGTGGTTCTCCTGCTTGAAGAGCTCCTTGGCCCCGGGGGTGAAGCCTGCAGGGGGAGAGATGCCAACTTGGAGTGTCTGGGGGGAAGTGCACAGCACCTGGACCTCCCTCTCTTGCAGGGACAGACAACCCCAGTCAGGCTGGGCTGGTTCCCTCCCCCTATTCATCCCACCATTGGCTATGTCCCCAGACTAGGAAGCACTGTGGAACAGCGCCCAGTTAAAGGGGGTGGTCAGAAGCTGAAAGGGCTGACAGTGCGCTTCACGGGCACCAGCCTGCTTGGGGTCAGTGGCGGGCACAGCATGGCCCCCCATCCTGCCAGCGTACCTATGAGTCGGGCGAGCTCGCAGAGGCCCCAGGGCACATGCACAGGCAGGACGGCGCTGTGGCTCTCCTGTAGGGCGATGTTGCACAGATGGTCCGAGAACCGGCACAGACGCTCAGTGACGCTGGCGTTACACAGGTTCAGCAGCACGTTGAGACCCAGGGGCTTCAGGGAGGTGAGGTGGAGCTGCCAGTTGGAGTCATCGAACTGGATGCAGGAGGGGTTCTGCTGGTCCTGTGACAGGCTCAGCATCTCCAAGTGGTAGTCACACACAAAGTCTTCTGCTTCATAGGGCTCGCCCTCCAGCCCAGGCTGGGTGTCAGGGAAAtgtggcaggtggggaggggagcctcAGACTGGGAAGGTTCCGGGGTGGCCCCGGGAGAAGGCACCCCCTTCCCAGTGAGCAGCATGCTCATGCCCACGCTCTCCTCATCCCTCCCCCAAATCCTCTCCCTGTCCTTGGTGGACTTTGGCTTCTCCTAGGATCGATGCCCAGCAATGGTGGTACCTAAGAAAAGGATGCCCAGAGCAAGGAGGGAACAACAAAAGATCTCTTTCAGACGGGGTTGGGAGTGTATTTTAGAGGGAGCCACCAGCTTTCTGTATTTAGGTTATGACGAGAAGGAAGGGCCTTGCCCCAACCAGTTACCACCTGTAAGacccagaaagggagaaagggccTACTTCTGGAAGGGCCCCAGGCCCTGGATGAGGCCTCAGGAGGCCAAGCCTGGAGGCCTGAGCATGGAGGCCACGACATCTCAGGATGGGCTGCACCCCTTGGCCCCTGCGGCGGGGAGGCCAGGACACCCTGTGCCtgctctcccctttcctctcacCTTGCCAGGCTCTTCTTCACCGCCCTCCGTGTCCCTGCTGAAGCTCACATTGGAGCCAGATGGGTGTTTGTTGCGGCCATGTGCTTTGTGGTGAGAGTAGAATTCAGGGGGCTTGGGACCGTCACCAGGCCAGTCGCCACGTTCCTGCTCATTGGAAAGGTGCAGGGTAGTGTTCAGGGAACCGGCCAGGAGGGCATCTCGCTCGTGGGGCTGAGGAGAACAAGGAACACAGGCCTCGGACCAGGGTCCCGCTGGCTGCCATGGACCGGGGAGACGGGGCAGGTAtgtcctctccctgcctgctgtGGTGGCTCTGCCTGAACTGCCCAGAAGCAGATCCTAACTGTGCCTGagcctttcttctccctcctagCCTTGCCCTCCCTGAGGCCACTGGCCGGGCCCAGAGCTGGGTCCCCGGGAGCCGGCCGTACCTCCTCCTCTACCTCGGGATGGCAGAAGGAGCGGGTGGACAGGTCATCTGTTAGGTCCTCATGGCTGCTGTGTGGGGGCTCCACTTTCCCACTAAAGAACAGCACAGTCTCTGGGCTGGGGTTGGGCCATGACAGGATCCCCTGTTTGTCCACACAGCACAGGACctggagggagagatggggatcGGAAAGAGCGCTTGGCATCCTCCAACCCATCAGGGTCCACTCCAGTGGCAGACAGGCACCCAGACACAGCCAGGCAGCAGGCCAGCTGAGGCGGGGGTCCTCCCTCAGGGCCCCCCTCACCGTGACGGAGCCCAAGCTGTGCAGCAGGCTGGAGCTATGGCTCAGAGTCGGTGATGTCCCTTGGATCACCCGCAGGAAGTGGCCCCAAATGCATCGTAGCATTTCCTGGTGGGAGAGACAAAGTCCATGTTATTTCCCTAGAGATAGCCTCTGGGGCCACCAGAGGAAACTGTCGGGGACACCAGGAAGTTAGGGTGGAGAGGCATTTGTCTGGGCAGAGCACATTGCCCACATGAGACAGGAGGCTCCAAGGCCATGGGGTAGGGGAGGAGCCCCAGGGTTCCAGAAGGGGCAGCCAGCTTGAGGGAGCTCAGGCTGGTGGCTCTGGAGGCCTGGGGCAGACGGTGTCCCAGGTGAGTGTACCTGAGAGGAGACGGCTTCTGTATAGCTGCTGAGAGTATCCTCTGAGAACTTGGCCAGCTGTGCAGAGAAGAGGGCGCCAGCTCAGGGAGGCACCCTCACATAGGCCTCCAAGATGCAAGGGTGGGTGCCCCACCCCCGCAAGGCTCCTGACGCCTTTGGTTTAAGGACACCTGGGCAGTCCCCGAACCCCCGCATCTGAATGCCAGGATGGATGCTTGCCTgcctcccagggcctggcctgggagCCCTTCCACATGGAGAGTTGCCCAGGGCTTGCTCCTGTACTGGGCCCAGAGTGGCGCTGGACCTCTGTACCTGTTCACTGGGGCACAGCCAACACCTTCTTTTTGCtcctgatttttgttctttttgtactGTCCCCAAGATGCCTTGGAAGAACCTACCAGGGAGCTGGGAGAGGCCTTGCTCATCTGGGCCAGGACTCGAGCTTCTCCACAGGCGGTTGCCAGAACCCAGAGGACTGGAAAGAGCAGGGGAAGGATGGGCAGGACGCCATTCACCTGAGAAAGCACAAACCACACTGAAGGCACCCAAAGAGCTGCTGgcctgggaagagggagggacagaagggctTCCCCAGCCCTAAAGCCATCCCCTTAATAGAATGGGACAACTTTCCAgaatgggaagagaagggaagcaagCATTCCTAAGCTGGAGCTGGAGGGACCCCTGGGCTACAGACAGGGAGGGACAGCCAGGGCATCATGAGGGGACCCAGCCTCCAAGGAAAGAGCaaagcacagcagagggagaagggcgGAGGTTACCTGTAGCTGGAGGAGGGTGTACTGCCAGGATGTGACGCCAGGGGCATTCAGCATGAAGCGCAGGGCATTGGTGATAAGGAAGCCAGCCTTTGGGAACAGCAGAAGTGCAGCCCTATTAGCTCCCCACCCAGAGAAGGACCTAGGCTCTAAggctccctttcctctgcccactcacacccaccccccaaccccagcactGGCCATCTCACTCTGGACCACCCCCATCTTCCCTCACACGCTCACCTGAATCTGGCCCTGAGGCTCCCCCATTTCCtggccctctcccctgccccgcGAGGCCCGCCTCACGCACCAGGACCACAGGCACGGCGTAGTGCAACATCACCGACTGCACCGTGAACCTCTCGTTGTCCAGGGCAGTGACTGGGCGGGACAGGGCCATGTCCAGGCACCATCTGCAGAAAGGGGTGACCCTTTAGTTGGGCAAGCTCTTAGCGGGGGAGGCCAGAAACACGCACGTGCACTGGGCATCGCTGAGTCAGGCAATCTCTCCTATTCCCGGCCCCCAGCAAGTGGCCCCTGAGAGAGGGGTCTGGAGCAGCCTCCTGAGCTGTCCCCTCAGAGTTCCCACAGGGAAAGGAACAATCACCCAGTCTAGTAATTTTCATGAGATGCTAAAATGAAGAACCCACAGAGGTGCCTACCCTAAAGGGGCCTCAGTAGAAACCAGGCTATCTCCTTGTCACCCTGCCCTCGGTTCATGGAGGCACTCGGGAAGAGCACCCAGGGGCCAGAAGGAAGGCAGGGCAGCGACCCTACCTGATATTGTCAATCACTGGGGTCTCGAGGACGCGGAACAACCGGTGCTGCTGGGGGTTCTGTGGCCCTTTCTTTACTTCTCCCcggggggaagggggtggagaaaaaggaggaaacaggTCTCCTGGCTCTAAGACGATGTGTTCATCATCCTACCAGAGagtaaggggaggagggtgagggcaATGAACAGGTTCAATCGGAAGCCACTCTCTCTTGACAATTCCAGCCAACTGGGGACATCTCATTGGGTTTGAGACCATCAGTTAGCACAGAGTCAGCTGGTGGggtgcagggtgggagggggttgCTGTGGAACTAGATTCCTAGCAGCTTAAAggtcagagaaaagaaagaacaggacaaggagAAAGACATTCCAGATCTTCTCCATTCTTCCAGAGCTCTGGCCAAGGAGCCTGTGTGCTGGCCAGGAAGCTTCAGGATTTAGCCCTGGGACCCTCCCCCATTGCCTGTAGATGCTCCCACAGCATTTTCAGGGAAGGAGAAAAGCCTCGAGCTACCTTGATCCCCCTCAGAGAGGCAAATGATTCCTGGCCAGGCCTCAGGGCTATGATGTCTCCTTCTACTAACAGGCTAACTGGCAGGTTGACCAGATGTCCATCTCTGTAGGCCCAGTGCAGAGACCAGGATGGCGCAAAGGGCATGTGGAGGTCTGGGTACATGGCGTCGGGCCACTTGATCTCCTTGCCATCCCTGAGTGCATctgaggagaagggaaaaaaggaaaccatctCACCCACAGCTCCACACATCAGCCATGCAGCACACACCATGAAGCTCTGtgtgctttccttccttccccagaagGCTTGCAGCAACCCGCACCATTCATCCCAACACCACCCCTCTCTCAAGGTCACCTCCCTGTGAAGCCTTCCCCACCGGGCCAGCCCAGGCACCGCTACCTCCTCTGAACACCTGAAGCTCATATTCTTTGTACCCTCATTCCATTCAAACACATTTCACAAGCGCTGCTGAGGGCTTTGAGGGGGTGCAAAGGTCAAAGGTAAAGATGATACAACCCCTGCCCTCGAGGAGCCGCAACCGAAAAGAGAGATGTATGTGGGCAGATAATACACATCAAGGCAAACACATGCTCAGAGCGTTAGGAAAGAGCCCGGAGCTGCAGGAGATAGCTGATGCGATCAGAGGCGGCTTCGAGGGGAAAGGGAGCACTTAGGATGGGTCTTGAAGGATGGGCAGGATCCGACAGCTGGagctgagggagggagaagcacgccAGATGGGGACAGCAGGGCAAAGGCACAGAAGCAGGGAAGTCTGTGCAGTGGCTTTAGCACCAGGGAGGAGTTTTGGGGTGAGGATGATGGCAAGAGAACAATCTGGagagggaggctggaggctgaTTCAGAGGTTCTGGGCTGCTTTGATGAGCAAGAGGGAGCCATTGATGGTTACGAGCAAGAGACTAGGCTCTCGGAAAGCAGGGCCCATCTTTCTTGGTCACTGTTATACTTTCCCATGCCTGGCACGTGGCTACAACTAACTGATCGTTTCAGAATGAAGCAACCCCTTCTCACCCTAGCTGCCCGGTCGGGTTAGAGAAAGGTCTCAGACACTGAGTGTTTCTCTTATGAGACCACAGGCCCTTGGAAAGCAGGAGCCACCATCTCTCAGAAGAGCCTATTTTTCCCAATCCATAGCTGGGGCTTAATAAccaccacctgaaccaaaggacAAGCAGAAATCTGACTGAGCAACTCCCTTCTTCAGGAACACAGCTGCTCCGTTGGGGCTCCCGGTTCCGGGCACCCAACCCTGACTCTTGTGGGTTTTAGACTTCTCTGGCCCATCTTCCTACCTGCTGGCCCCACACCACCAGACAGGACAGCCTTGGAAGAGAAAATCTCAACTGTCCTCCTGCCGAGAGAAGGTCTTCTCTGTTAGCCTCCCATCATTAGTGAGCCTGCAAGCTGACCAGGCCTCCGTCAGCCACCCTGCATGCCACACTCGGGCCACTGGCTGCATAGGCCTAGCTGTCCCTGCTCTCACTGTCCTTGCTCAAAAGAGGGCAGGGCAGCCTCCTAATGCTCTTGGTGCCAAGAGCCCCCAGAACACTGACCATTGGCAACGCCATtgtgctgggctccaggctgggactCAGGAGGAGAGCTTGTAGGGCTGACACACATCATAGGGTACCTTTTCCCACCCACCATGCTTGGCCCTTGGCCTCACCTTGGATTTGGTCAATGATCCCTCGGAGCCTCCGCTCTACCTCCTTACGCTTCAGCCGATCTTGCCGCCCAATGAGGAGGAGGTTGAGAAGCAGCAAGAGGAACAGTGCTGAGGCATTCACCAGCTCCACCCCATGGCTGGTGGAAAGAGGTGTGGGGGTAGTAGCAGGGAGAGGGGCTCCCCGACCCAGCTGACCAGAGGCACCCCACCCCAGTCCCTTTTGAGAAGAGTGTCTTGCTTGGGTGCTGATGGCAGCCAGCAGGGAACTGAGAACCCCTCACCACTCAGGAACCCactgtgactgtgtgtgtgtgtggggggggtcagTCCCCGTGGGGCGTTCCCAGgcgggaggctgaggcaggaggggtGGACCAGCACCCCCAGGatgagaggcaggaggaaggttACCTGCCTGCTGGCTGGCTCCCATGACAgccaagcagcagcagcacagccaGCAGCATGAGTGAGGCTCCAGGCCAGTGGAAGCAGGAGCAGCGGTTACTGTGGTGCAGGAAGCTGCTTCTCCACAGCTCCTGCGGAGGGGCAGTGGGGAGTGAGGGGCCCGTGGAAGGAGCTGGGAGGCAGCATCCTGCTGGAATCTGGCCGCCTTCCTCCCACACCCgcctggcctggcccagggctgccTCTGTCTTTTCGCTTTGCTCTCGGCTGGGGTCCAGCTGCTTGGGCTCCTGCAGCAAGTGGGGCCAGGACATCActccccaggcagccccagctTCCTTCTGATTTTTATAGGGAAGCTTCAGTGGGGTCACACCACGCAGCATGAGCACAGCTTCCGGGCCTGTGCTTGGGCCTCCCACGTCTGTCTGCCCATCCCACCCTGGCTCTGGCTTCCTGGGGAAGAAGCTTCACCTTCCATGTGAGACATTTCTTCCGCTCCTTCAGGTGTCCCTCCAGCACCGCCTCCAGCTGCTCCTTCAGGATGCTGAGGGCCTTCTGGGTAGACAGGCCCAAGGCCAAGGGTGGCTCGCCCTGGGGGGAAGCAGGGGGCACTCAGCATCGCCCTGGAGGCCCCAGGTCACTGCACAGAGAGGCCCTCTGTTGCAGGCCAGGTCATGGCCTTGTCATCCCACCCCATGAAACCTCCCCTACTCTTCCTCCACCAGCCCCAACCTCGACCCTC
This window contains:
- the TMEM94 gene encoding transmembrane protein 94 isoform X13; its protein translation is MDVKEKRTGEPPLALGLSTQKALSILKEQLEAVLEGHLKERKKCLTWKELWRSSFLHHSNRCSCFHWPGASLMLLAVLLLLGCHGSQPAGSHGVELVNASALFLLLLLNLLLIGRQDRLKRKEVERRLRGIIDQIQDALRDGKEIKWPDAMYPDLHMPFAPSWSLHWAYRDGHLVNLPVSLLVEGDIIALRPGQESFASLRGIKDDEHIVLEPGDLFPPFSPPPSPRGEVKKGPQNPQQHRLFRVLETPVIDNIRWCLDMALSRPVTALDNERFTVQSVMLHYAVPVVLAGFLITNALRFMLNAPGVTSWQYTLLQLQVNGVLPILPLLFPVLWVLATACGEARVLAQMSKASPSSLLAKFSEDTLSSYTEAVSSQEMLRCIWGHFLRVIQGTSPTLSHSSSLLHSLGSVTVLCCVDKQGILSWPNPSPETVLFFSGKVEPPHSSHEDLTDDLSTRSFCHPEPHERDALLAGSLNTTLHLSNEQERGDWPGDGPKPPEFYSHHKAHGRNKHPSGSNVSFSRDTEGGEEEPGKPGLEGEPYEAEDFVCDYHLEMLSLSQDQQNPSCIQFDDSNWQLHLTSLKPLGLNVLLNLCNASVTERLCRFSDHLCNIALQESHSAVLPVHVPWGLCELARLIGFTPGAKELFKQENHLALYRLPSAEMVKETSLGRLSCVTKRRPPLSHMISLFIKDTTTSTEQMLSHGTADVVLEACTDFWDGADIYPLSGSDRKKVLDFYQRACLSGYCSAFAYKPMSCALSSQLNGKCIELVQAPGQSSIFTMCELPSTIPLKLSTRRNSWSSDEGIGEVLEKEDCMQALSGQIFMGMVSSQYQARLDIVRLIDGLVNACIRFVYFSLEDELKSKVFAEKMGLETGWNCHISLTPNGDMPGSEIPPSSPSHAGSLHDDLNQGNGTVSRDDAEGLLLMEEEGHSDLISFQPTDSDLPSFLEDCNRAKLPRGIHQVRPHLQNIDNVPLLVPLFTDCTPETMCEMIKIMQEYGEVTCCLGSSANLRNSCLFLQSDISIALDPLYPSRCSWETFGYATSTSMAQASDGLSPLQLSGQLNSLPCSLTFRQEETISIIRLIEQARHATYGIRKCFLFLLQCQLTLVVIQFLSCLVQLPPLLSTTDILWLSCFCYPLLSISLLGKPPHSSIMSMATGKNLQSIPKKTQHYFLLCFLLKFSLTISSCLICFGFTLQSFCDSSRARNLTNCSSIMLPSHADTAPAWFDDFANGLLTAQKLTAALIVLHTVFISITHVHRTKPLWRKSPLTNLWWAMTVPVVLLGQVVQTAVDLQLWTHRDSQVHFGLEDVPLLTWLLGCLSLVLVVVTNEIVKLHEIRVRVRYQKRQKLQFETKLGMNSPF